From a single Cytophagales bacterium WSM2-2 genomic region:
- a CDS encoding peptidase M14: MAQDVNGVFRAAGSPENPKVPMAWNRYYNYAGITDICKKLAAAHPDLVKVSSIGKSFQGKDMWVITVTDFKKGKEEEKPAYYLDGNIHSNEIQGTEMALYTAWYLAESYSSIEFIKELLGDKVFYIVPTINPDARDHFMKEPNSPNSPRSGVIPVDNDRDGLINEDGFTDIDGDGNITQMIRKSPTGRFKKDPSDPRRLVPAKVDELGEYEILGFEAVDKDGDGRTGEDGTGYYDPNRDWGWKWQPNYIQNGAYKYPFSLPENRNVRDFVYAHPNIAGAQSFHNSGGMMLRGPGAEEDAGTYNAEDVRIYDAIGKKGELLVPGYKYLVVYKDLYTVWGGELDWFYGSRGVYTFSNELFNSYQYFHKNRDDDGFAGGEAYEFDKSLLFGDAIVTFKEYNHPQYGKIEVGGVKKNFSRADPGFLLESDAHRNMSFCIYHAYNMPKLAIEEVTEKNLGNGLTEVTAVITNKRMMPTHASQDLKFKIERSDYISIPGANVVAGMIVDNRDLNIIREQKNNPSVIEVDNIPGLGSVTVRWIISGGKYTIKVDSRKGGKVTR; encoded by the coding sequence ATGGCACAGGACGTGAATGGTGTTTTCCGCGCAGCTGGAAGTCCTGAGAATCCCAAGGTGCCAATGGCATGGAACCGTTATTACAACTATGCTGGCATTACTGACATTTGTAAAAAACTGGCAGCTGCACATCCCGATCTTGTGAAAGTCTCTTCCATTGGAAAAAGCTTCCAGGGAAAAGACATGTGGGTGATCACCGTTACTGATTTCAAAAAAGGAAAAGAGGAAGAAAAACCGGCATACTACCTTGACGGAAATATTCACTCGAATGAAATCCAGGGTACAGAAATGGCATTGTACACTGCCTGGTATCTGGCGGAGTCATACAGCAGTATTGAATTCATCAAAGAATTGCTAGGCGACAAAGTCTTTTACATTGTCCCAACGATTAATCCGGATGCCCGCGATCATTTTATGAAAGAACCTAACTCCCCGAATAGTCCGCGTTCAGGAGTTATCCCCGTAGACAATGATCGCGATGGTTTGATCAATGAGGACGGTTTCACAGATATTGATGGTGATGGAAATATTACCCAAATGATTCGTAAGAGCCCTACCGGCCGGTTCAAAAAAGATCCTTCCGATCCGCGAAGGCTCGTACCTGCCAAAGTGGATGAGCTTGGCGAATATGAAATTCTAGGGTTCGAAGCCGTGGATAAAGATGGAGATGGAAGAACAGGCGAAGACGGTACTGGCTACTATGACCCGAATCGCGATTGGGGATGGAAGTGGCAGCCTAACTATATTCAGAATGGAGCCTACAAATATCCTTTCAGCCTTCCGGAAAACAGAAACGTCAGAGACTTTGTTTACGCACATCCAAATATTGCCGGTGCCCAGAGCTTTCATAACTCGGGAGGTATGATGTTACGAGGTCCCGGAGCTGAAGAAGATGCTGGAACATACAATGCCGAAGACGTTCGTATCTACGATGCCATTGGCAAGAAGGGAGAGCTACTCGTACCCGGCTATAAGTACCTGGTTGTTTACAAAGACCTTTATACTGTATGGGGAGGTGAACTGGATTGGTTCTATGGAAGCCGCGGAGTCTATACATTCTCGAATGAGCTTTTCAATTCGTATCAGTATTTTCATAAGAACCGTGATGATGATGGATTTGCCGGCGGTGAAGCATATGAATTTGACAAATCTCTTTTGTTTGGTGATGCCATTGTTACCTTCAAGGAATACAATCATCCGCAGTACGGAAAAATTGAAGTCGGTGGTGTGAAGAAGAATTTCTCACGGGCCGATCCTGGTTTCCTGCTCGAAAGCGATGCTCACCGGAATATGTCATTTTGCATTTACCACGCCTACAATATGCCCAAGCTGGCAATTGAAGAAGTGACAGAAAAAAACCTGGGCAACGGATTGACGGAAGTCACAGCAGTAATTACCAACAAACGCATGATGCCGACACATGCAAGCCAGGACCTTAAGTTCAAGATTGAAAGGTCCGACTACATCAGCATTCCCGGAGCAAATGTGGTTGCAGGTATGATTGTCGATAATCGCGATCTAAATATTATTCGCGAGCAAAAAAACAATCCTTCTGTAATCGAGGTGGATAACATTCCAGGGCTTGGTTCTGTAACCGTACGCTGGATTATCTCAGGCGGCAAATACACAATCAAAGTCGATAGCCGGAAAGGCGGCAAAGTGACTCGATAA
- the argH gene encoding argininosuccinate lyase, translated as MKLWQKDKDSLKEVTDFTTGKDREMDLYLARFDVLGSLAHIQMLQSINLLKSDELKLLQAELKNIYKEIEKGNFKIEDDVEDIHSQVELLLTKKLGDVGKKIHSGRSRNDQVLVDVKLFLRSQLEELINEIKALFDLLISLSNQHKDKLLPGYTHLQLAMPSSFGLWFGAYAESLVDDVVTLRAAYDITNKNPLGSAAGYGSSFPLNRKMTTDLLGFADLNYNVVYAQMGRGKTERVVASSISNVAATLAKLSMDACLFLNQNFGFISFPDDLTTGSSIMPHKKNPDVFELIRAKCNILVALPNDIAMLTVNLPSGYHRDLQLLKEKLFPAFQTLTECIRMAGLMLSHIQVKDQLLGEEKYKYLFSVEEVNKLVLSGMPFRDAYKKIGKDIEDGKFNYSTNINHTHEGSIGNLCLDEIQGAMTNTLKSFPFLAVKNAITKLLA; from the coding sequence ATGAAACTCTGGCAAAAAGACAAGGATTCCTTAAAAGAAGTTACTGACTTTACCACGGGCAAGGATCGGGAAATGGATTTATATCTCGCCAGGTTTGATGTCCTCGGTTCGCTGGCTCACATTCAAATGTTGCAATCGATCAATCTGTTGAAGAGTGACGAATTGAAATTGCTTCAGGCTGAACTGAAGAATATTTACAAGGAGATCGAAAAGGGAAATTTCAAAATTGAAGACGATGTCGAAGACATCCATTCACAAGTTGAGTTGTTACTGACTAAAAAGCTCGGGGATGTCGGAAAGAAAATTCACAGTGGCCGCTCACGTAACGACCAGGTGCTGGTGGATGTAAAGCTTTTTCTACGCAGTCAACTGGAGGAACTGATCAACGAAATAAAAGCACTTTTTGATTTATTGATCTCCCTAAGCAATCAGCACAAAGACAAACTCCTGCCCGGTTATACTCACCTGCAACTGGCGATGCCTTCTTCGTTTGGCCTCTGGTTTGGGGCATACGCAGAGAGTTTGGTGGATGATGTTGTCACACTGCGGGCCGCTTATGATATTACAAATAAAAATCCCCTCGGCTCTGCTGCAGGATATGGCTCGTCATTTCCGTTGAACCGAAAAATGACAACCGACCTCCTTGGTTTTGCTGATTTGAACTACAACGTAGTCTACGCACAAATGGGAAGAGGTAAAACAGAACGGGTTGTTGCCTCCTCTATTTCCAATGTTGCCGCAACACTTGCAAAATTGTCGATGGATGCGTGCCTGTTTCTAAATCAGAATTTCGGATTCATCAGTTTTCCTGATGATCTGACCACTGGTTCCAGTATTATGCCGCACAAAAAAAACCCGGACGTATTCGAGCTGATCCGCGCCAAATGCAATATTTTAGTTGCGTTACCTAATGACATCGCCATGCTGACGGTCAATCTTCCCTCGGGATATCACCGTGATTTGCAGTTGCTCAAAGAGAAGCTTTTCCCTGCATTTCAGACACTCACCGAGTGTATCCGGATGGCCGGTCTCATGTTATCTCACATTCAAGTTAAAGATCAATTGCTCGGAGAAGAAAAGTACAAGTACCTTTTCAGCGTTGAAGAAGTAAATAAATTGGTCCTTTCAGGCATGCCATTCAGGGACGCCTACAAAAAAATCGGAAAAGATATAGAGGACGGGAAGTTCAACTATTCTACCAACATCAATCATACTCACGAAGGAAGTATAGGAAACCTCTGCCTTGATGAGATTCAGGGGGCAATGACCAATACCCTGAAAAGTTTCCCATTCCTTGCAGTGAAAAACGCAATAACAAAACTGCTTGCGTAG
- a CDS encoding argininosuccinate synthase codes for MKKVVLAFSGGLDTSYCAIYLTKELGYEVHTLTVNTGGFSDKEIQEIEKRALKLGVASHKTVDETKNYYDKVIKYLVFGNVLKNGTYPLSVSAERMSQALAAANYAREMKATAVAHGSTGAGNDQVRFDMVIQILAPGMEIITPIRDLRLSREAEIEYLKKNRVEMNFEKAKYSINKGMWGTSVGGKETLNSLGMLPEEAWPTPITKQTKEDVTLGFEKGELTSVNGKKYPHPSEAIQALQEIAGPFGIGRDIHIGDTIIGIKGRVGFEAAAPVLIIKAHHALEKHVLTKWQLSWKDQLAQFYGNWLHEGQYLDPVMRDMESFLTSSQQNVTGEVSISLFPHRFVINGITSAYDLMSSKFGKYGEMNLGWTGDDVKGFTKIFGNQVAIFHQVKTEAEKK; via the coding sequence ATGAAGAAAGTTGTATTAGCTTTTAGCGGAGGTCTCGACACTTCCTATTGCGCCATTTACCTGACCAAAGAATTAGGTTACGAGGTTCATACGTTAACTGTGAACACGGGAGGATTCTCTGACAAAGAAATTCAGGAAATCGAGAAAAGAGCGCTCAAACTTGGTGTCGCCTCTCACAAAACCGTAGATGAAACCAAAAATTATTACGACAAGGTCATCAAGTACCTGGTATTTGGAAATGTCCTGAAGAATGGAACTTACCCGTTGAGCGTGAGCGCTGAAAGGATGTCTCAGGCTTTGGCTGCTGCCAACTATGCCCGTGAAATGAAAGCAACTGCCGTAGCGCACGGAAGTACCGGAGCTGGCAATGACCAGGTACGTTTTGATATGGTGATCCAGATTCTGGCTCCGGGAATGGAGATCATCACCCCTATTCGCGATCTGCGATTGAGCCGTGAGGCTGAAATCGAGTACCTGAAGAAGAATAGAGTAGAAATGAATTTCGAGAAAGCAAAATATTCCATCAACAAAGGAATGTGGGGAACCTCGGTTGGAGGAAAAGAAACGTTGAATTCGCTTGGCATGCTTCCGGAAGAAGCCTGGCCAACACCAATTACAAAGCAGACGAAAGAAGACGTAACCTTGGGATTCGAAAAAGGAGAATTGACTAGCGTCAATGGTAAAAAATATCCTCATCCATCGGAAGCAATCCAGGCACTACAGGAGATAGCCGGTCCTTTTGGCATTGGTCGTGACATACATATTGGTGATACGATCATTGGCATCAAGGGCAGAGTTGGATTCGAGGCCGCTGCACCAGTGCTCATCATCAAGGCCCACCATGCACTGGAAAAGCATGTGCTAACCAAGTGGCAGCTGAGCTGGAAAGATCAGCTTGCACAATTTTATGGCAATTGGCTGCACGAAGGACAATATCTCGACCCGGTGATGCGTGACATGGAATCGTTCCTGACCAGCTCGCAGCAAAATGTGACGGGTGAAGTCTCGATCTCCCTGTTCCCGCATCGTTTCGTTATCAACGGAATCACTTCCGCCTACGACCTGATGTCTTCCAAGTTTGGAAAGTATGGTGAAATGAACTTGGGTTGGACTGGTGATGATGTAAAAGGTTTCACTAAAATTTTCGGGAACCAGGTAGCCATTTTCCACCAGGTAAAAACTGAAGCTGAGAAAAAATGA
- a CDS encoding DUF2721 domain-containing protein, translating into MKLAIDTPALLFPAITLLMLAYTNRFLALATLIRSLHGKYKESSGDRVLIHEQIRNLKRRLELIKQMQAGGIVSFFLCVLCMLFVYFDLEVWAFTTFGLSLASLLISLALSLNEIFISTKALEIELKDMEQ; encoded by the coding sequence ATGAAGCTTGCCATCGATACCCCTGCTTTGCTATTTCCTGCCATCACTTTACTGATGCTGGCGTACACCAATCGTTTTTTAGCGCTGGCAACTTTAATTCGCAGTTTACATGGCAAGTATAAGGAGTCTTCCGGTGACCGAGTGCTAATTCATGAGCAAATTAGAAATTTGAAAAGGAGACTTGAGTTGATCAAACAAATGCAGGCGGGAGGTATCGTTAGTTTTTTTCTCTGCGTGCTGTGTATGTTGTTCGTCTATTTTGATCTGGAAGTTTGGGCGTTTACCACGTTCGGCCTGAGTTTGGCCTCTTTACTGATTTCATTAGCGTTGTCGCTGAATGAAATTTTTATAAGCACAAAAGCGCTGGAAATTGAGCTCAAGGACATGGAGCAATGA
- a CDS encoding peptidase M48, producing the protein MPAQTILYLIIAITTFSYLFGQFLEYLNIRSRRLDIPDEVSGFYDKEKYQKSIEYHQTQTRFSFLTSGIAFVVSILMLSLGGFGWLNNLLQQYINSEIPLALAFFGVLALTSDGLTIPFQLYSTFRIEEKYGFNKTTVKTFITDKLKGYLLGAIIGGLLLSVLILLIQKMGPGFWIWFGLVASAFILLANLFYTSLILPLFNKLTPLENGELKTAIEAFAKRVSFPLDNIFVMDGSKRSKKANAFFSGIGKKKKIVLYDTLITNHTTDELVAVLAHEVGHFKKKHIIFGLILSVIQIFFMLWVLSLIVSNENVSLALGGTLTAIHLNLIAFTILFSPVSGITGLLTSIYSRRNEFEADNYAKETFSAEALSTALKRLSVDSLSNLYPHPVYVFFHYSHPPLLQRLRALNPEPIKTNRS; encoded by the coding sequence ATGCCTGCACAAACGATTCTATATTTAATCATTGCCATTACTACTTTCAGTTATTTATTCGGTCAATTTCTGGAATACCTGAACATTCGCTCGAGACGATTGGACATTCCAGACGAAGTATCCGGCTTTTATGACAAAGAGAAGTACCAGAAGTCAATTGAGTATCATCAAACCCAAACCAGATTTTCCTTTCTCACCAGTGGAATTGCCTTCGTTGTTTCCATCCTGATGCTGAGCTTAGGTGGCTTTGGCTGGCTAAACAATTTACTTCAACAGTATATCAATTCTGAAATCCCATTGGCGCTTGCATTTTTCGGAGTGCTTGCCCTGACTTCAGATGGTCTGACAATTCCTTTTCAATTGTACTCCACTTTCCGGATTGAAGAGAAGTATGGTTTTAACAAAACAACAGTTAAAACTTTTATCACCGACAAGCTCAAGGGCTATTTGCTCGGTGCAATCATTGGTGGGCTGCTTCTAAGTGTTTTAATTTTACTTATCCAGAAAATGGGTCCTGGTTTTTGGATATGGTTCGGATTAGTCGCCTCCGCATTCATCCTGCTTGCGAACCTGTTTTACACTTCATTGATTTTGCCACTGTTTAATAAACTCACTCCCTTAGAGAATGGCGAACTAAAAACTGCTATTGAGGCATTCGCAAAAAGAGTCAGCTTTCCATTAGATAACATTTTTGTCATGGATGGATCAAAGCGAAGCAAAAAAGCAAATGCATTCTTTTCAGGAATAGGAAAGAAGAAGAAAATCGTTCTTTACGACACATTAATCACCAACCATACTACAGATGAGTTGGTCGCTGTGTTGGCCCACGAAGTAGGTCATTTCAAAAAGAAACACATCATCTTTGGCCTCATTCTTTCAGTGATCCAGATTTTCTTTATGCTGTGGGTTTTATCACTGATAGTATCCAATGAAAATGTGTCCCTCGCATTAGGAGGAACCCTGACTGCCATCCACCTCAACCTGATTGCTTTTACAATTCTTTTCTCCCCTGTCTCCGGCATCACGGGTTTGCTGACGAGTATTTACAGCAGAAGAAACGAATTTGAAGCTGATAATTATGCGAAAGAAACTTTCAGTGCAGAAGCACTTTCAACAGCTCTCAAAAGATTGTCTGTGGATTCACTCAGCAACCTGTATCCCCATCCGGTTTATGTATTCTTTCACTATTCTCACCCTCCACTGTTACAGCGATTGAGAGCCTTGAATCCAGAACCCATTAAAACAAATAGATCGTGA
- the argC gene encoding N-acetyl-gamma-glutamyl-phosphate reductase, whose amino-acid sequence MSKKIKAGIIGGAGYTGGETVRLLLNHPYAELVFVQSRSQEGKYLHEVHTDLVGETSLKFSLSFDKNVDVVFLCLSHGESKKFLTENEFPSTVKIIDLGNDFRLGDSVAGRNFVYGLPEFQRETIKKAGNVANPGCFATTIQLGLLPLAKAGLLGEVHTVGITGSTGAGQKLQETTHFTRRANNISAYKTLTHQHLGEINQTLKSLQPGFKSNVNFVPWRGDFTRGIFVSSIIESGKSLSQLNLLYKEYYSEHRFTHVSNSMIDMKQVVNTNKCLIYLEKEGNKLVVHSALDNLLKGASGQAIQNMNLMFGLDEGTGLKLKALSF is encoded by the coding sequence ATGAGCAAGAAGATTAAAGCGGGAATTATCGGAGGTGCCGGATACACCGGGGGCGAAACCGTCCGGTTGTTGCTCAACCATCCTTATGCTGAATTGGTTTTTGTACAAAGCAGAAGCCAGGAGGGGAAATATCTTCACGAGGTACATACAGACCTGGTTGGGGAAACTTCACTGAAATTCTCTCTTTCCTTTGATAAAAATGTAGATGTCGTTTTCCTTTGCCTCAGTCATGGAGAAAGCAAGAAATTCCTTACTGAAAATGAATTTCCATCAACAGTTAAAATCATTGACTTAGGAAATGATTTCCGTTTAGGAGACTCAGTCGCAGGAAGGAATTTTGTTTACGGACTTCCTGAATTTCAGCGCGAGACTATCAAGAAAGCAGGCAATGTGGCGAACCCGGGCTGCTTTGCTACCACAATTCAGTTGGGACTCCTTCCACTGGCCAAAGCAGGCTTGCTCGGAGAAGTGCATACGGTTGGAATCACGGGGAGCACAGGAGCCGGGCAAAAGTTACAGGAGACAACACACTTCACCCGGCGTGCAAATAACATCTCGGCCTACAAGACATTAACACATCAACACCTGGGAGAAATCAACCAAACATTGAAATCGCTTCAGCCCGGATTTAAGTCAAACGTGAATTTTGTTCCGTGGCGAGGGGATTTTACACGGGGCATTTTTGTAAGCTCGATTATCGAGTCCGGTAAATCATTGTCTCAACTCAACTTGCTTTATAAGGAATATTACTCTGAGCACCGGTTCACTCATGTTTCGAATTCAATGATTGATATGAAGCAAGTGGTAAATACTAATAAGTGCCTTATCTATTTGGAAAAAGAAGGGAATAAGCTTGTAGTACATTCGGCCCTTGACAACCTTTTAAAAGGTGCAAGTGGACAAGCCATCCAAAACATGAACCTGATGTTTGGACTCGATGAAGGAACCGGACTAAAACTAAAAGCACTTTCATTTTAA
- a CDS encoding ornithine carbamoyltransferase — MKNFISVNDASSIPSLIEKALAYKADPFKDKSLGTNKTMGMLFLNPSMRTRISTQLAAKHLGMEVVVFNVGSEGWALEFEEEVIMSGNTVEHVKDAAPVMGKYFDVLGIRTFPTLKDKVEDYSEFFIQQFIKYSGIPVVSLESATLHPLQSLTDVITITESFKEKRKPKVVLTWAPHVKALPQCVANSFAQWINAWGQANFVIAHPEEYELDIQFTQGAKITHDQNEALKDADFVYVKNWSTYSDYGKIYTNDPSWMLTQKKMQITNNAKVMHCLPVRRNVELSDEVLDSTNSLVTQQGGNRVWAAQAVLSEILRHNSK, encoded by the coding sequence ATGAAGAATTTTATTTCCGTCAACGATGCCTCATCGATTCCATCCCTGATCGAAAAAGCACTAGCATACAAGGCCGATCCTTTCAAAGACAAAAGTCTTGGTACTAATAAAACCATGGGCATGCTTTTCTTGAATCCCAGCATGCGCACACGCATCAGCACACAGCTGGCGGCCAAACACCTCGGCATGGAAGTAGTAGTGTTCAATGTGGGCAGCGAAGGTTGGGCCCTGGAATTTGAGGAAGAGGTAATCATGAGTGGCAATACCGTGGAGCACGTAAAAGATGCAGCTCCTGTCATGGGCAAATATTTTGACGTCCTCGGCATCCGTACTTTCCCTACGCTCAAAGACAAAGTCGAAGACTACAGTGAATTCTTTATTCAGCAATTCATCAAATATTCGGGAATTCCTGTTGTGAGCTTGGAGAGCGCTACTCTTCACCCATTGCAAAGTCTTACGGACGTAATCACCATCACTGAATCTTTTAAAGAGAAAAGAAAACCTAAAGTGGTTCTCACCTGGGCGCCTCATGTGAAGGCATTGCCGCAATGCGTTGCCAACAGCTTCGCACAGTGGATCAATGCCTGGGGCCAGGCCAATTTCGTGATCGCACATCCGGAAGAATACGAGCTCGACATTCAATTTACGCAAGGAGCCAAAATCACGCATGATCAAAATGAAGCGTTGAAAGATGCCGATTTTGTCTACGTTAAAAACTGGAGTACCTACAGCGACTATGGAAAAATTTACACGAATGACCCAAGTTGGATGTTGACTCAGAAAAAAATGCAAATCACCAACAATGCAAAAGTGATGCATTGCCTGCCTGTAAGGCGAAATGTGGAGCTGAGCGATGAAGTTCTTGATAGCACGAACAGCCTGGTGACACAGCAAGGTGGAAACCGTGTGTGGGCTGCCCAAGCGGTGTTGAGTGAAATACTAAGACACAACAGTAAATAA
- the argB gene encoding acetylglutamate kinase: MNKLYIIKIGGNVLDDEQALHSFLKDFASIQAPKILVHGGGKIATKIGDQLGIESKYINGRRITDAPTRDLVTMVYGGLLNKQLTAHLQTMHCNAIGVTGADGNLLKAVKRPVGEIDYGYVGDIKPDDVNSTFLYFLLKQNTVPVFAPLTHSNGEILNTNADTIASVLAISLSKHFDTRLIFCFEKKGVLKNIKDENSVIHQLNESAYKQLLKGGALADGILPKLENAFSAINSGVKEVLIGEAKDLIKNIRETTEGTLITKS, translated from the coding sequence ATGAATAAACTGTATATCATAAAAATCGGTGGCAATGTTCTGGACGATGAGCAAGCACTTCATTCGTTCCTGAAAGATTTTGCCTCCATTCAAGCCCCAAAAATCCTGGTCCATGGGGGCGGAAAAATTGCAACTAAAATTGGTGATCAATTAGGGATTGAATCCAAATACATCAATGGCCGGAGAATCACAGATGCGCCTACACGCGATCTCGTAACTATGGTGTATGGCGGGTTGCTGAACAAGCAACTGACAGCTCATCTGCAGACCATGCACTGCAATGCGATTGGTGTAACGGGCGCTGACGGAAATTTGCTGAAGGCCGTAAAACGTCCGGTTGGTGAAATTGATTACGGGTATGTTGGTGATATCAAACCGGATGACGTCAACTCTACATTTTTGTATTTTCTCTTGAAGCAAAATACGGTACCTGTTTTTGCGCCCCTTACTCATTCTAATGGTGAGATTCTAAATACCAATGCAGACACCATTGCGTCCGTTCTTGCCATCTCTCTTAGCAAGCATTTCGACACACGTTTGATTTTTTGCTTCGAAAAGAAAGGTGTATTAAAAAACATCAAGGACGAAAATTCAGTCATTCACCAGTTAAACGAATCCGCTTATAAGCAACTGTTAAAAGGCGGAGCATTAGCAGACGGCATTCTACCCAAACTGGAAAACGCATTTTCAGCCATTAACTCCGGTGTCAAGGAAGTACTGATCGGTGAAGCTAAAGATTTGATTAAAAACATCCGTGAAACAACAGAAGGAACGTTGATCACTAAATCATGA
- a CDS encoding acetylornithine deacetylase translates to MMSIDELYAGSIDLLKKLISTPSFSKEEDRTAVIIEDFFKTHGITTHRKGNNVWAVNQNFDSSRPTLLLNSHHDTVKPNSAYTRGPFLPTIEGDKLFGLGSNDAGGPLVSLIATFLHFHDQQNLKYNILIAATAEEEISGFNGIESIWNDLPKIDCAIVGEPTLTEIAIAEKGLLVLDCIAKGKAGHAAREEGVNAIYEALTDIEWFRKFTFPKTSLTLGKVKMSVTVINAGQAHNQVPPECKFTVDVRVTDSYSLEEVLSIVKENVKCEVTPRSLRLRPSGIDENHPLILSAKRMNKKLYGSPTTSDQALIPVSSIKMGPGDSARSHSADEFIYLTEIRDGIQAYIRLIEGL, encoded by the coding sequence ATGATGAGCATAGATGAGCTGTATGCCGGAAGTATCGACTTGCTTAAAAAGCTGATCTCTACACCTTCGTTCAGCAAAGAGGAGGATAGGACTGCTGTTATCATTGAAGATTTTTTTAAAACGCACGGCATCACTACACATCGGAAAGGAAATAATGTTTGGGCTGTCAATCAGAATTTTGACTCTTCGAGACCTACACTCCTTCTCAATTCACATCATGACACGGTAAAACCGAATTCTGCATATACACGAGGTCCTTTTCTTCCAACGATAGAAGGAGATAAACTTTTTGGCCTGGGTAGTAATGATGCGGGCGGTCCGTTGGTATCTCTTATCGCCACTTTCCTGCATTTTCATGATCAACAGAACTTAAAGTACAATATCCTCATCGCTGCTACTGCCGAAGAGGAAATTTCAGGATTCAATGGTATTGAAAGCATTTGGAATGATTTACCCAAGATCGACTGCGCGATTGTTGGTGAACCCACGCTGACAGAAATCGCCATCGCTGAAAAAGGTTTGCTTGTGCTCGATTGTATTGCCAAAGGGAAAGCGGGGCATGCCGCCCGAGAGGAAGGGGTGAATGCGATCTATGAGGCCCTGACAGACATTGAGTGGTTTAGAAAATTCACATTCCCTAAAACGTCTCTCACACTTGGCAAAGTAAAAATGTCAGTGACGGTGATCAACGCGGGTCAGGCTCATAACCAGGTGCCACCTGAATGCAAATTCACTGTGGATGTTCGAGTGACTGACTCCTATTCGCTTGAAGAAGTTCTTTCGATTGTCAAAGAAAATGTAAAGTGCGAAGTGACGCCTCGATCTTTACGACTGCGACCATCTGGAATTGATGAAAACCATCCCTTGATTTTGTCTGCAAAAAGAATGAATAAAAAGCTGTACGGCTCCCCCACTACATCAGATCAGGCGCTCATACCTGTCTCCTCCATAAAAATGGGGCCTGGTGATTCAGCTCGCTCACATAGTGCAGATGAGTTTATCTACCTCACCGAAATTCGGGACGGGATTCAGGCGTATATTCGTTTAATTGAAGGTCTATGA
- the argD_2 gene encoding acetylornithine aminotransferase produces MKLFDVYPLFNIEPVKAQGSWLWDNKGEKYLDLYGGHAVISIGHNHLHFVERLKNQLDKISFYSNSVKNSLQEQLAEKLGKLSGYPDYELFLCNSGAEANENALKLASFVNGRKKVIAFTKAFHGRTSGAVAATDNPKIIAPFNANHQIEFLPFNDLKAAEEKITNEVAAVIIEGIQGVGGIQVPSTRFLELLSKKCKEVGALLILDEIQSGYGRTGKFFAHQYSSINPDLITVAKGMGNGFPVGGVLINPNIKPWSGMLGTTFGGNYLACAAALSVIEVIESENLMANAFNIGNYWIEQLKNFQSIKEVRGLGLMIGFDLPESLNSLRKDLLFKHHIFTGEAKPNTVRLLPSLAINKAEADALLDALSAELKEVVHS; encoded by the coding sequence ATGAAATTATTTGACGTTTATCCATTATTCAATATTGAACCTGTTAAAGCGCAGGGCTCCTGGCTCTGGGACAACAAAGGAGAAAAATACCTGGACCTCTATGGTGGTCATGCCGTAATCTCTATCGGTCACAACCATCTGCATTTTGTTGAAAGGCTCAAGAATCAACTAGATAAAATTTCTTTCTATTCAAATAGTGTCAAGAATTCATTGCAAGAGCAACTGGCAGAAAAGCTCGGCAAACTTTCAGGCTATCCTGACTATGAATTATTTCTGTGCAATTCGGGTGCTGAAGCCAACGAAAATGCACTTAAGCTTGCCAGTTTTGTAAATGGACGAAAAAAAGTAATTGCTTTCACCAAAGCTTTTCACGGAAGAACTTCAGGCGCAGTAGCTGCCACTGACAATCCGAAAATTATTGCGCCATTCAATGCAAATCATCAAATCGAATTTCTTCCTTTCAATGACCTCAAGGCCGCGGAAGAAAAAATCACAAATGAGGTGGCGGCAGTAATTATCGAAGGCATACAAGGTGTTGGTGGCATTCAAGTTCCGTCAACCCGTTTCCTGGAATTACTTTCTAAAAAATGTAAAGAGGTTGGGGCGTTATTGATCCTAGACGAAATTCAATCGGGCTACGGACGCACCGGGAAATTCTTTGCACATCAGTACAGCTCGATCAACCCTGACCTGATCACCGTTGCTAAGGGTATGGGTAATGGATTTCCTGTTGGTGGAGTATTAATCAATCCAAACATCAAACCGTGGAGTGGAATGCTGGGCACAACGTTCGGAGGAAATTACCTTGCTTGCGCGGCTGCTCTGTCTGTGATCGAAGTAATTGAGTCTGAAAATTTAATGGCTAATGCGTTTAACATCGGCAACTACTGGATCGAGCAATTAAAGAATTTTCAATCCATCAAAGAAGTACGCGGGCTTGGACTGATGATTGGCTTTGATCTTCCTGAAAGCCTTAACTCGCTGCGCAAAGACCTGCTTTTCAAGCATCATATTTTCACAGGTGAGGCGAAACCGAATACCGTCCGCCTTCTCCCCTCTCTTGCCATCAACAAAGCAGAGGCTGACGCCTTGCTCGATGCGTTATCTGCTGAACTAAAAGAAGTTGTTCATTCATGA